One genomic segment of Pedobacter endophyticus includes these proteins:
- a CDS encoding RecQ family ATP-dependent DNA helicase — translation MKSIAFVDTEIEPNSQKILDIGCVKGDGNYFHKASAAEFAYFVRGTEFICGHNILNHDIKYIGKAISSAGINTANIIDTLYLSPLLFPTNPYHSLVKDDKLQSEDTNNPLNDAIKAKDLFHDEIAAFKQIDDTLKQILFSLLKDEKEFRAFFRFIDFKCQSTNAEHLIYQKFKNEICEKVNLAKLISEHPIELAYCLSLVSSFIKHNKTNSITPPWVLKNYLEVERIMFRLRNQPCISGCLYCNNALNIHKGLKRFFGFDSFRTYGEEPLQEKAVQAAVDNKSILAVFPTGGGKSITFQVPALMSGECSKGLTVVISPLQSLMKDQVDNLEKVGITDAVTINGSLDAVERTKSIERVEDGSATMLYISPESLRSRTIERLILGRKIVRFVIDEAHCFSSWGQEFRVDYLYIGDFIRAIQEKKNLEDAIPVSCFTATAKQNVIEDIRNYFKEKLSLDLELFTSKASRTNLQYKVFEKEKEHKYEAVRDLIEAKACPTIVYVSRTRKAFLLAKKLTEDGLNAKPYHGKLDAQEKIANQNAFISGEVSIIVATSAFGMGVDKKDVGMVIHYDISDSLENYVQEAGRAGRDENLVADCYVLFDEEDLSKHFILLNQTKLSIKEIQQVWKAIKEITRFRSTVSQSALEIARKAGWDDNVDEIETRVKTAISALEEAGYLKRGQNMPRVFANSILSKNAQEAIEKIRLSEKFDEKQKEKGIRIIKKLFSSKSRKQATDEVAESRIDYISDHLEMEKKDVINIINLLREEKILADAKDLTAFIKKGENKNRSLAIVESFGKIENFLLPVFEEEEKELDIKALNEEAEEKGLQDVSANKIKTIINFWAITKWIKRQSTKHSKNHIAVVYLQPKEILKEKLKKRHELATFIVEFLYEKSNQNVSEIDAGKEEVLVEFSIQQLKAEFEKRSTLFQIQVSVEDIEDSLFYLSRIEAIKIEGGFLVVYNRLTIERLEQDNKKRYKVEDYEKLRQHYENKIQQIHIIGEYAKKMVKNYKDALQFVEDYFQLNYSSFLNKYFKGSRQNEIKRNITPAKFRQLFGELSPTQLKIINDNETRHIVVAAGPGSGKTKVLVHKLASLLLMEDVKTEHLLMLTFSRAAATEFKKRLLNLIGNVALYIDIKTFHSYCFDLLGRVGNLEKSDAILKKTIEKIKNRDVEQNRITKTVLVIDEAQDMDEDEFNLVNTLMEQNEEMRVIAVGDDDQNIYEFRGASSKYLEQFIKANKAAKHELVENYRSKSNLVDFSNRFVQHISDRLKATPIIARQTDNGKIKLVRYHSGNLITPLVRDILATDLKGTTCVLTKTNEEALQITGLLLKNGSTQNSSKAMMDSACIIF, via the coding sequence ATGAAATCGATTGCTTTCGTTGATACCGAAATTGAGCCAAATAGCCAAAAAATCCTCGACATTGGATGCGTTAAGGGTGATGGAAATTATTTCCATAAAGCTTCGGCTGCTGAGTTTGCCTATTTTGTAAGGGGAACAGAATTTATTTGCGGACATAACATTCTTAACCACGACATCAAGTACATCGGCAAAGCCATCAGCAGTGCTGGAATAAATACTGCAAACATCATCGATACCTTGTATCTTTCGCCATTGCTCTTCCCTACCAACCCGTATCATTCGCTGGTAAAGGACGATAAGCTACAATCAGAAGACACAAACAATCCTTTGAATGATGCAATTAAGGCAAAAGACTTATTTCACGATGAAATTGCCGCTTTCAAGCAAATTGACGACACGCTGAAGCAAATCCTCTTTTCACTGTTGAAAGACGAAAAGGAGTTTCGAGCATTTTTCCGCTTTATTGATTTTAAATGCCAAAGCACAAATGCCGAGCACCTGATTTATCAAAAGTTCAAAAACGAAATTTGCGAAAAAGTGAATCTCGCCAAGCTAATATCAGAACATCCAATTGAACTCGCCTACTGCCTATCCCTCGTAAGCTCATTTATTAAGCACAACAAAACAAATTCGATAACACCGCCTTGGGTATTAAAAAACTATCTAGAAGTAGAACGAATCATGTTCCGTTTACGGAACCAACCCTGTATAAGCGGCTGCCTCTACTGCAATAACGCATTAAACATTCATAAAGGCTTAAAACGATTTTTCGGCTTTGATTCATTCAGAACGTATGGTGAAGAACCTTTGCAAGAAAAAGCAGTTCAGGCGGCTGTTGACAATAAATCGATACTTGCCGTTTTCCCGACGGGTGGCGGAAAGTCGATCACCTTTCAAGTACCCGCCTTGATGAGCGGAGAATGTTCAAAAGGATTAACAGTTGTAATTTCGCCGCTGCAATCGCTGATGAAAGATCAGGTCGACAATCTCGAAAAGGTTGGAATTACCGACGCAGTTACCATAAACGGCTCATTGGATGCTGTTGAAAGAACAAAGTCGATTGAGCGGGTTGAAGATGGCTCGGCCACAATGCTATATATTTCACCCGAGTCGTTACGTTCGAGAACAATTGAGCGACTGATTTTAGGAAGGAAAATTGTCCGATTTGTTATTGATGAGGCCCATTGTTTTTCTTCGTGGGGGCAGGAATTTAGAGTTGATTATTTGTACATCGGCGATTTCATCCGGGCAATTCAGGAAAAGAAGAACCTAGAAGACGCAATCCCCGTTTCGTGCTTCACCGCAACAGCAAAACAAAACGTAATTGAAGATATTCGTAATTACTTCAAGGAAAAGCTTTCGCTCGACCTCGAACTTTTTACATCAAAAGCATCGAGAACAAATCTTCAGTACAAGGTTTTTGAGAAAGAAAAAGAACATAAATATGAAGCAGTAAGAGATTTAATTGAGGCGAAAGCCTGCCCCACTATCGTTTATGTTTCAAGAACGCGAAAAGCTTTTCTGCTTGCGAAGAAACTAACCGAAGACGGCCTTAATGCAAAACCCTATCACGGCAAATTGGATGCGCAAGAAAAAATTGCCAACCAAAATGCCTTCATATCGGGCGAGGTTTCAATAATAGTTGCCACCTCTGCTTTTGGGATGGGCGTTGACAAAAAAGACGTTGGCATGGTAATTCACTATGATATTTCTGACTCGCTTGAAAACTACGTTCAAGAAGCCGGAAGGGCAGGTCGGGATGAAAATCTTGTTGCAGATTGTTACGTTTTGTTTGACGAAGAAGATTTGAGCAAACACTTCATCCTGCTGAATCAAACCAAACTCTCCATCAAAGAAATTCAGCAGGTTTGGAAAGCGATAAAGGAAATAACCAGATTTCGATCAACGGTTTCTCAGTCTGCCTTGGAAATTGCACGAAAAGCAGGTTGGGATGATAATGTTGATGAGATAGAAACAAGGGTAAAAACGGCCATTTCGGCCTTGGAAGAGGCTGGATACTTGAAGCGGGGACAAAATATGCCGAGGGTTTTTGCCAATAGTATTCTTTCAAAAAATGCACAAGAAGCAATAGAGAAGATCAGGCTTTCGGAGAAGTTTGATGAAAAGCAAAAGGAAAAAGGAATCAGGATCATCAAAAAGCTTTTTTCAAGCAAGAGCAGAAAGCAGGCAACTGATGAGGTAGCCGAATCGAGGATTGATTACATCAGCGACCATTTGGAAATGGAAAAAAAGGATGTGATCAATATCATAAACCTGCTTCGCGAAGAAAAGATATTAGCTGATGCCAAAGATTTAACCGCATTTATCAAAAAAGGAGAAAACAAAAATCGCTCGCTCGCCATTGTTGAATCCTTCGGAAAGATTGAAAATTTCTTGCTTCCTGTATTTGAGGAAGAAGAAAAGGAGCTTGACATCAAGGCCTTAAATGAAGAGGCCGAAGAAAAAGGGCTCCAAGATGTAAGCGCAAATAAGATTAAAACGATTATTAATTTTTGGGCAATAACAAAATGGATCAAGCGACAGAGCACCAAGCATTCAAAAAATCATATTGCGGTGGTTTACTTGCAGCCTAAAGAAATTTTAAAGGAAAAATTGAAGAAAAGGCACGAGTTGGCAACGTTCATTGTCGAATTTCTTTACGAAAAAAGCAACCAAAATGTTTCAGAGATCGATGCAGGGAAAGAAGAAGTCTTGGTTGAGTTTTCAATTCAGCAACTAAAAGCAGAATTTGAAAAGCGCTCCACCCTTTTTCAGATACAGGTGTCTGTTGAAGATATTGAAGATTCGCTTTTTTATCTATCAAGAATTGAAGCCATCAAGATCGAAGGTGGTTTTTTAGTCGTGTACAACCGGTTAACTATTGAGCGGCTTGAACAAGACAATAAAAAGCGATATAAAGTTGAGGATTACGAAAAGCTACGTCAGCATTACGAAAATAAGATCCAGCAAATCCATATCATCGGTGAATATGCGAAGAAGATGGTGAAAAACTACAAGGATGCCCTACAGTTTGTAGAAGATTATTTTCAGTTAAATTACAGCTCGTTCCTGAACAAATATTTTAAGGGCAGCCGACAGAATGAAATTAAACGTAACATAACCCCGGCCAAGTTTAGGCAGTTATTTGGGGAGCTTTCTCCAACCCAACTTAAAATTATTAACGATAACGAAACCAGGCACATTGTTGTGGCTGCCGGGCCCGGAAGTGGTAAAACAAAGGTGTTGGTTCATAAACTTGCCTCGTTACTTTTGATGGAAGATGTAAAAACTGAGCATCTGCTTATGCTTACATTTTCCAGAGCAGCAGCAACAGAGTTTAAAAAGCGGCTTCTGAATCTGATTGGAAATGTAGCGCTGTACATCGATATAAAAACCTTTCACTCCTACTGTTTTGACCTATTGGGCAGGGTTGGAAATTTAGAAAAATCGGATGCGATTTTAAAAAAGACGATCGAAAAAATCAAGAATAGAGACGTTGAACAAAATCGAATAACAAAGACCGTTTTGGTGATTGATGAAGCGCAAGACATGGATGAAGATGAATTCAACCTTGTAAATACTTTGATGGAGCAAAACGAGGAAATGAGGGTTATTGCTGTCGGCGATGATGACCAAAACATCTATGAGTTTAGAGGAGCTAGTTCAAAATATCTTGAACAATTTATCAAAGCAAACAAAGCTGCCAAACATGAATTGGTTGAGAATTACAGAAGCAAAAGCAATTTAGTAGATTTTTCTAACCGATTTGTACAGCACATTAGCGATCGCTTAAAAGCAACGCCCATTATTGCCCGGCAAACTGACAATGGAAAAATAAAATTGGTTCGCTACCATAGCGGCAACCTCATAACCCCACTTGTGCGTGATATACTTGCAACTGACCTTAAAGGTACAACCTGTGTGCTGACAAAAACCAATGAAGAAGCGCTACAAATCACAGGTTTGCTCTTGAAAAATGGGAGCACGCAAAACTCATCCAAAGCAATGATGGATTCAGCTTGTATAATCTTTTAG
- a CDS encoding DUF2200 domain-containing protein — protein MKVTPEHNERIAKMTFASVYPHYIVKVEKKGRTKDELNQVIEWLTGFDNNKINELIEEKANFETFFNKANLNPNADLIKGVICGYRIEEIENTLTKQVRYLDKLVDELAKGKKMEKILRTG, from the coding sequence ATGAAAGTAACACCCGAACATAACGAGCGAATTGCCAAGATGACCTTCGCTTCTGTGTACCCACATTACATTGTTAAAGTTGAGAAAAAGGGAAGAACGAAAGATGAATTGAACCAGGTGATTGAATGGCTGACTGGCTTCGACAACAACAAGATTAACGAATTAATTGAAGAAAAGGCGAATTTTGAAACCTTTTTTAATAAGGCAAATTTAAATCCAAACGCTGATTTGATTAAAGGGGTTATTTGTGGCTACAGGATAGAAGAAATTGAAAATACGTTAACAAAACAAGTAAGGTATCTTGACAAGTTAGTTGACGAATTAGCAAAAGGAAAAAAGATGGAAAAAATTTTAAGGACAGGGTAA
- a CDS encoding serine hydrolase domain-containing protein, with translation MRQTIFTTLLIAIFSLSVCAQNIDTAKLDTYFKALETNNKFMGSVAVSKNGAIIYSKAVGFADVEAGIKANENTKYRIGSISKTFTSVLVFKAVEEKKLALNQTIDKYFPAIKNADKITVKHLLSHRSGIHNFTDDDGYLTWNTQPKTEKEMIQIITKGGSDFEPDAKAAYSNSNFVLLTYILQKCFNKPFNKLLAQHITQPVGLTNTYLGGKINTNKNESKSYRFTEGWKTESETDISIPLGAGGVVSTPGDLVKFSDALFNGKLLKPESVEMMKTIKDHYGSGLFQIPFYNNIGYGHTGGIDGFSSVFSHFSDRNISYALTSNGTDVNNNDISIAVLSAVFGRSYKIPDFSTIELTSKDLDKYLGVYSSQQIPMKITLSKNNKTLSAQATGQSPFPLKATAADKFKFDPAGIELEFNPTEKTMVLKQGGGKFTFTKE, from the coding sequence ATGAGGCAAACAATTTTTACAACGCTGCTAATTGCAATCTTTAGTCTATCAGTTTGTGCACAAAATATCGACACGGCCAAACTCGATACCTACTTCAAGGCCCTTGAAACAAACAACAAGTTTATGGGCAGTGTTGCCGTTTCAAAAAATGGAGCGATCATTTATTCGAAAGCAGTTGGTTTTGCCGATGTTGAAGCGGGAATAAAAGCAAATGAAAACACAAAATACCGAATTGGTTCCATCTCCAAAACATTCACTTCGGTTTTAGTTTTTAAAGCCGTCGAAGAAAAGAAACTCGCCTTAAATCAAACGATCGATAAATATTTTCCGGCTATAAAAAATGCGGATAAAATTACCGTAAAACACTTGCTTAGCCACCGAAGCGGTATACACAATTTTACCGACGATGACGGATATCTGACCTGGAACACCCAACCAAAGACAGAGAAAGAAATGATTCAGATCATTACAAAAGGGGGTAGCGATTTCGAGCCTGATGCCAAGGCTGCTTACAGCAATTCGAACTTTGTGCTGCTCACTTATATACTTCAAAAATGCTTCAACAAACCATTCAACAAGCTTTTAGCACAGCATATTACGCAACCTGTTGGATTAACGAACACTTATCTCGGAGGTAAGATAAACACCAATAAAAACGAAAGCAAATCGTATCGATTTACGGAAGGCTGGAAAACTGAATCAGAAACTGACATTTCTATTCCACTTGGTGCAGGCGGAGTGGTATCGACGCCAGGCGATTTGGTGAAATTTAGCGACGCCCTTTTCAACGGGAAACTGCTAAAACCCGAAAGCGTTGAAATGATGAAAACAATTAAAGACCATTATGGAAGCGGGCTATTTCAAATCCCTTTTTACAATAACATTGGCTATGGGCACACAGGCGGCATCGATGGGTTTAGCTCGGTTTTCTCTCACTTTTCGGATAGAAATATTTCTTATGCACTAACATCAAACGGAACTGACGTCAACAATAATGATATCTCCATCGCGGTGCTAAGTGCAGTTTTCGGCAGGTCCTATAAAATTCCGGATTTTTCGACAATAGAACTAACTTCAAAGGATTTGGACAAATATTTGGGCGTTTATTCCTCACAACAAATTCCGATGAAAATTACCCTATCAAAAAACAACAAAACACTATCGGCGCAAGCAACCGGGCAATCACCATTTCCGCTTAAGGCAACGGCAGCAGACAAGTTTAAATTTGATCCGGCAGGAATTGAATTGGAGTTTAATCCGACAGAGAAAACAATGGTGTTAAAACAAGGCGGAGGAAAATTTACGTTTACAAAAGAATAA
- a CDS encoding glycosyl-4,4'-diaponeurosporenoate acyltransferase CrtO family protein — MKKLSILVFIAVVSIALIYTLVRYIAVDRFSFAVALNFLLMACVLTFTETLKSQFKSSYFNEKAWEKRGKAYKSFGIDFYRKLLVWLGWEKLNKQAKPVKKNNEALTYLLYKTKQDELGHLIIMFIVFGFTVFVAIKYGIVKSLPLLVLNVLLNVYPVLLQRYNRPRIQRALNLSKDK, encoded by the coding sequence ATGAAGAAACTCTCGATCTTAGTTTTTATCGCAGTAGTTAGCATTGCCCTGATTTATACCCTCGTACGCTATATCGCCGTCGACCGATTTTCATTCGCGGTAGCCTTAAACTTTTTGCTGATGGCATGTGTACTTACCTTTACCGAAACACTGAAAAGTCAGTTTAAATCTTCGTATTTTAATGAAAAAGCCTGGGAAAAAAGAGGAAAAGCATATAAGTCGTTCGGAATAGACTTTTACAGGAAACTACTGGTTTGGTTGGGTTGGGAAAAACTGAATAAGCAAGCCAAACCGGTAAAAAAGAACAACGAGGCATTAACATACCTACTTTATAAAACGAAACAAGATGAATTAGGACACCTCATTATTATGTTCATCGTTTTCGGGTTTACTGTTTTTGTGGCGATCAAATATGGGATTGTCAAATCGTTACCGTTACTCGTGCTAAATGTATTGTTAAATGTGTATCCGGTTCTTCTTCAACGATATAATCGGCCGCGGATACAAAGAGCCTTAAACTTAAGTAAGGATAAATAA
- a CDS encoding DUF1801 domain-containing protein has product MNNEIKTYNYQQTATDKEICDLLANAIDKELPEAESKIWHAHPVWFIDDNPIVGYSKQKKGIRLMFWSGADFNENGLNIEGKKFKDASIFYDNAKNIKVEDLNQWLEKSKEIQWDYKNIVKRKGKLERLK; this is encoded by the coding sequence ATGAACAACGAAATTAAAACATATAACTACCAGCAAACAGCAACAGACAAAGAAATCTGCGATCTTCTGGCTAATGCAATAGACAAGGAATTGCCAGAAGCGGAAAGTAAAATTTGGCACGCACACCCCGTTTGGTTTATTGATGATAATCCAATTGTTGGATATAGCAAACAGAAAAAAGGGATAAGACTTATGTTTTGGAGCGGAGCTGACTTTAATGAAAACGGTTTGAATATTGAAGGCAAGAAATTCAAGGACGCTTCCATTTTTTATGACAATGCGAAAAATATTAAAGTAGAAGACTTAAATCAATGGCTTGAAAAATCTAAAGAAATTCAATGGGACTATAAAAACATTGTAAAACGCAAAGGAAAATTAGAACGATTAAAATGA
- a CDS encoding DUF1456 family protein, translated as MSNNDIIKKLRVALSLKTEDIITICDLVGFKVTKAELGDIFRNEDHENFKPCGDQILRNFLNGLVIYKRGPREEKK; from the coding sequence ATGAGCAACAACGATATAATAAAGAAATTAAGAGTAGCGTTATCGCTAAAAACGGAAGACATCATTACGATTTGCGATTTGGTAGGGTTTAAGGTAACCAAGGCCGAACTTGGCGATATTTTCCGAAACGAAGATCACGAGAACTTCAAGCCTTGTGGCGATCAGATTCTACGTAACTTTTTAAATGGTTTGGTGATCTATAAAAGAGGTCCAAGAGAAGAAAAAAAGTAA
- a CDS encoding GDSL-type esterase/lipase family protein: MKIKLSFLALILFSSSLFAQQTTTEKKENFADDWAALTKYQKENELLGTPKKGENRIIFLGSSIFEFWKQKDPEYFNNRSYIDRGISGQISPQLLIRFRQDVIDLKPKAVIILAGSNDISGNTGHVTNEKIMDNIKSMCELAKLHHIKVILCKYLPINQYPWAKHIEPADKIVDLNNLIEAYARKENFTVLDYWTPLVDDKKGQRQELTTDGVHPNLAGYKIMEKVTEPAIQKSLRNVY, from the coding sequence ATGAAAATCAAATTATCCTTCCTTGCCCTTATTCTATTTTCGAGTAGTCTATTCGCACAACAAACCACCACCGAAAAGAAAGAAAATTTTGCCGATGATTGGGCGGCATTAACAAAATATCAAAAGGAAAACGAGCTGCTCGGCACACCAAAAAAGGGAGAAAACCGCATTATTTTTTTAGGCAGTTCGATCTTCGAATTTTGGAAACAGAAAGACCCTGAATACTTTAATAACAGGTCCTATATCGATCGGGGAATCTCCGGGCAGATTTCTCCGCAACTTCTCATTCGCTTTAGGCAAGATGTAATCGACCTTAAGCCGAAAGCGGTAATTATTTTAGCAGGAAGCAACGATATTTCGGGTAATACGGGCCATGTTACCAACGAAAAGATCATGGATAATATTAAGTCAATGTGCGAGCTGGCCAAGTTGCATCACATTAAGGTTATTCTTTGTAAATACCTGCCCATTAATCAATACCCCTGGGCAAAGCACATTGAGCCTGCCGACAAAATCGTCGATTTAAATAACCTGATTGAAGCCTATGCCCGAAAGGAAAACTTTACTGTTCTTGATTACTGGACGCCGCTGGTAGACGATAAGAAAGGGCAACGCCAGGAACTAACTACCGATGGCGTGCACCCGAACCTGGCTGGTTACAAAATTATGGAAAAGGTGACTGAGCCGGCAATTCAAAAATCACTTAGAAACGTATATTAA
- a CDS encoding dihydrofolate reductase family protein, whose amino-acid sequence MRKIISFMHISLDGFVAGPNGEMNWIKVDQEIFDHVGKRISRGDISMYGRVTYQMMESYWPTAADQPEASKHDIEHAKWYNQVHKVVLSATIKSEGLTNTTIIADNIAGRINEIKQQEGEDILLFGSPTATHSLIEQDLIDGYWLFVNPIVLGQGIPLFVNVKDKIQLKLMPASQQFSCGVIELNYLVER is encoded by the coding sequence ATGAGAAAAATAATTTCATTTATGCACATATCGCTTGATGGTTTTGTGGCAGGCCCGAACGGAGAAATGAACTGGATTAAAGTTGACCAGGAAATTTTTGACCATGTGGGCAAGCGCATCAGCAGAGGCGATATTTCAATGTACGGCCGGGTGACTTATCAGATGATGGAAAGTTACTGGCCCACTGCAGCTGATCAGCCAGAAGCCAGTAAGCACGACATTGAACATGCTAAGTGGTACAACCAGGTGCATAAAGTTGTTTTGTCGGCAACAATAAAAAGCGAGGGCTTAACCAATACAACAATTATCGCCGATAACATTGCGGGGCGGATTAATGAAATAAAACAACAGGAGGGTGAAGATATTTTGCTTTTCGGCAGTCCTACCGCAACACATTCACTCATTGAACAAGATTTAATTGATGGTTACTGGTTGTTCGTGAACCCAATTGTTTTAGGTCAGGGCATTCCATTGTTTGTAAACGTTAAAGACAAAATACAACTGAAATTAATGCCTGCTTCTCAACAATTTAGTTGTGGAGTAATTGAACTTAATTATTTAGTAGAAAGATAA
- a CDS encoding nuclear transport factor 2 family protein: MAKPQITREDVVEAEDRLFSAQLISEVEILDQLLHDDLIAVAPTGEILTKEMDLNSHRAKIMVIEDASTEINDIKITGDTALSIVTMTAKGKVMGTPLAGKFRYFRVWKRFDDSLKVIGASFMQLP; this comes from the coding sequence ATGGCTAAACCACAAATTACCAGAGAAGATGTTGTTGAAGCAGAAGACAGACTTTTTTCGGCTCAATTAATAAGCGAGGTTGAAATTCTCGACCAACTATTACACGATGATTTGATTGCAGTTGCTCCAACAGGAGAAATTTTAACCAAAGAAATGGACTTGAACTCACATAGAGCGAAAATAATGGTTATTGAAGACGCTTCGACAGAAATTAACGACATTAAAATAACGGGCGATACCGCACTTTCAATCGTAACAATGACAGCGAAAGGAAAAGTTATGGGAACGCCATTAGCAGGAAAATTTCGCTATTTTAGAGTTTGGAAACGCTTTGACGACTCGCTGAAAGTTATTGGAGCAAGTTTTATGCAGCTACCGTAG
- a CDS encoding 3'-5' exonuclease, with protein MRFFLNHVNVADDASVISDEVWESAKRELTEKFQNSTRLETCKNIIKDFEDTNTKKKYKSDLEVFIRESKLEDFFSESGETIFVSTIHKAKGKEFDNVFLMLENFNLETDEAKRQVYVATTRAKQLLHIHLNSSFLNNLIVENLEQLEDTEIYAPPNDMVMHLTHKDIWLDYFINKQGLVSELASGEILTLHKDECLNSVGQSVLKFSLPFMSRLEAIRKKNYQVKKVKVSFIVYWLKEGQELEVQIILPELFFERIIAEA; from the coding sequence GTGAGGTTCTTTTTAAATCACGTGAATGTCGCCGACGACGCTTCTGTTATTAGTGATGAGGTTTGGGAAAGTGCAAAACGTGAATTGACAGAAAAATTTCAAAATAGCACAAGATTGGAGACTTGCAAGAATATCATCAAAGACTTTGAAGATACCAATACCAAGAAGAAATATAAATCGGACTTGGAGGTCTTTATTCGTGAATCTAAACTGGAGGATTTTTTCAGTGAAAGTGGCGAAACGATCTTTGTTTCAACCATCCATAAGGCAAAAGGAAAAGAATTTGACAATGTTTTTTTAATGCTCGAAAATTTTAACCTTGAAACAGATGAAGCCAAAAGACAAGTATATGTTGCCACAACCCGGGCAAAGCAGCTTCTGCACATCCACCTCAATTCAAGTTTCCTGAATAACTTAATCGTAGAAAACTTGGAGCAGTTAGAGGATACAGAAATTTATGCTCCCCCTAACGATATGGTTATGCACTTGACTCATAAAGACATTTGGTTAGACTATTTTATTAACAAACAAGGTTTGGTTTCTGAATTGGCAAGTGGCGAGATTCTGACTTTGCACAAAGACGAATGCTTAAATTCTGTCGGACAATCGGTTTTAAAATTCTCGCTTCCATTTATGAGCCGCCTTGAAGCTATAAGGAAGAAAAACTATCAAGTGAAAAAGGTAAAGGTTAGCTTTATTGTTTATTGGCTTAAAGAGGGGCAAGAACTAGAAGTGCAAATTATTTTACCCGAACTTTTTTTTGAACGGATTATTGCCGAAGCCTGA
- a CDS encoding DEAD/DEAH box helicase codes for MIDEALKRLNITALNEMQQASVKAVAKGNNVILVAPTGSGKTLAFLLPLIAKLKVAVVGVQALILVPSRELALQIEQVFKQMGTGFKVNCCYGGHAVRTEKNNLAHPPAVLIGTPGRIAYHLEHQNFDESFVETLILDEFDKSLEFGFESDMSYIIGSLLSLKQRILTSATRMEEIPDFVKMQSPLEIDFSQNLENKPALKLKMVKAAAADKLDVLFRLLSKIGGKNTLVFCNHRETVDRISDLLFEHGLGHDVFHGGMEQFDREKALLKFRNGSHKILITTDLAARGLDIPEVEYIVHYQLPYTEDAYIHRNGRTARMNAKGTAYAILTEEEHYKYLPEDIEEETLSEKYKLPEASDWVTLYLAHGKKDKINKIDIVGLFLQKGGLAKDDLGLIEVKDTTSYVAVKRGRVEDLLSTLQGEKIKGKKLKLAVAS; via the coding sequence ATGATAGATGAAGCGCTAAAACGGTTAAACATAACTGCATTAAACGAAATGCAGCAAGCCTCGGTAAAGGCGGTGGCCAAGGGTAACAACGTTATTTTGGTTGCGCCAACGGGTTCGGGCAAAACGCTTGCATTTTTATTGCCGCTAATTGCAAAGTTAAAAGTTGCCGTTGTGGGTGTACAGGCATTAATCTTGGTTCCCTCGCGAGAGCTTGCCTTGCAAATTGAGCAGGTTTTTAAGCAAATGGGTACAGGTTTTAAGGTAAATTGCTGTTATGGTGGGCATGCTGTAAGAACGGAGAAAAACAACCTTGCTCATCCGCCAGCTGTTTTAATTGGTACCCCCGGAAGAATTGCCTACCATTTGGAACATCAAAATTTTGATGAATCTTTTGTCGAAACGCTTATTTTAGATGAGTTCGATAAATCGTTGGAATTCGGCTTCGAAAGTGATATGAGCTATATTATCGGTTCGCTGCTATCTTTAAAACAGCGCATACTGACTTCGGCCACCAGGATGGAAGAAATTCCAGACTTCGTTAAAATGCAGTCGCCATTGGAAATCGATTTTTCGCAAAATCTGGAAAATAAGCCTGCTTTAAAGCTCAAAATGGTAAAAGCTGCTGCTGCCGATAAATTGGATGTGCTATTTAGGCTGTTGAGCAAAATTGGAGGAAAAAATACACTGGTTTTTTGCAATCACAGGGAAACCGTTGACCGGATAAGCGATTTACTTTTTGAACACGGCCTTGGCCACGATGTGTTTCACGGCGGCATGGAGCAGTTCGACAGGGAAAAGGCATTGTTGAAATTTAGAAATGGAAGCCATAAAATATTGATCACAACCGATCTCGCGGCGAGAGGTCTTGATATTCCCGAAGTGGAATATATTGTGCATTACCAGCTGCCATATACCGAAGATGCCTACATTCATCGCAATGGCAGAACCGCCCGCATGAATGCAAAGGGTACCGCTTATGCGATTTTAACTGAAGAAGAACATTATAAATATTTACCAGAGGATATTGAAGAAGAAACCTTATCAGAAAAATATAAATTGCCTGAAGCAAGTGATTGGGTAACTTTATATTTGGCGCACGGTAAAAAAGATAAAATTAACAAAATTGATATTGTTGGACTATTTTTGCAAAAAGGTGGTTTAGCGAAAGACGATTTAGGGCTGATTGAAGTGAAGGATACAACAAGTTATGTTGCCGTAAAAAGAGGTAGGGTAGAAGACTTATTGTCGACTTTGCAAGGCGAGAAAATAAAGGGCAAAAAGTTAAAATTGGCGGTGGCGAGTTAG